A single Staphylococcus muscae DNA region contains:
- a CDS encoding GNAT family N-acetyltransferase, which yields MTKSKRFDDITIQSYDKQYRDALNNFELSERQRIYSSLPIEVLDEALEDENRVANVVLNTQDEVIGFFVLHKHYQHEGYDTPEEVVYVRSLSINERYQGHGYGTKMMMILPQYVQEVFPRFNHLYLVVDAENAAAWNLYERAGFMHAATKEEGPIGKERLYYLDLDAKYVSSLKLQYQEASISSTFDVVDLMLNGEKVGFIALEQFEHRLIIRSVYVDESYQSTGVAQNALRQLATYVRKNFEDIKVIEVTLFGPNHQLKPLFEKSNFVETMVTDDYRTFEKYINY from the coding sequence ATGACAAAAAGTAAGCGCTTTGATGATATTACTATACAATCTTATGACAAGCAATACCGTGATGCCTTGAACAACTTTGAGTTGAGTGAAAGACAACGTATCTACTCATCTTTACCCATAGAAGTCCTTGATGAAGCACTGGAAGATGAAAATCGTGTTGCGAATGTTGTGTTGAATACACAAGATGAAGTGATTGGTTTTTTCGTGTTGCATAAGCATTATCAACATGAAGGATATGATACACCGGAAGAGGTCGTGTATGTTCGTTCACTATCGATTAATGAACGTTATCAAGGTCATGGATATGGCACTAAAATGATGATGATCTTACCACAATATGTTCAAGAAGTATTTCCACGATTTAACCATTTATATTTAGTTGTTGATGCTGAAAATGCTGCTGCATGGAACTTGTATGAACGTGCTGGTTTTATGCACGCTGCAACGAAAGAGGAAGGACCGATTGGAAAGGAGCGTCTTTACTATTTAGATTTGGACGCAAAGTATGTCTCATCTCTTAAACTTCAGTATCAAGAAGCATCTATTTCGAGCACATTCGATGTTGTTGATTTAATGCTAAATGGAGAAAAAGTTGGCTTTATCGCATTAGAGCAATTTGAACATCGTCTTATTATTCGCTCTGTCTATGTGGATGAGAGCTATCAATCAACAGGTGTTGCACAAAATGCACTTCGACAACTGGCGACTTACGTGCGCAAAAACTTTGAAGATATTAAAGTGATAGAAGTCACATTGTTTGGACCGAATCATCAGCTGAAACCACTATTTGAGAAGAGCAACTTTGTCGAGACGATGGTGACAGATGATTATCGTACATTTGAAAAGTATATCAATTACTAA
- a CDS encoding CTP synthase, which yields MTKFIFVTGGVVSSLGKGITAASLGRLLKDRGLKVTIQKFDPYLNVDPGTMSPYQHGEVFVTDDGAETDLDLGHYERFIDINLNKYSNVTAGKVYSHVLQKERRGDYLGGTVQVIPHITNEIKSRLLLAGESTNADVVITEIGGTTGDIESLPFIEAIRQIRSDLGRENVMYVHCTLLPYIKAAGEMKTKPTQHSVKELRGLGIQPDLIVVRTEYEMTQDLKDKIALFCDIDKQNVIECRDAESLYEIPLQLSRQDMDDIVIDRLGLEVERDTQLDEWKHLLDVVNNLEGKVTIALVGKYVALQDAYLSVAEALKHAGYQYMKDIEIRWIDSSEVTDENAASYFHDVDGILVPGGFGFRASEGKISAIKYARENKLPFFGICLGMQLATVEYARHVVGLSDAHSAELDPNTPYPVIDLLPEQKDIEDLGGTLRLGLYPCEIKPGTLAEKIYGQTSIEERHRHRYEFNNAYRERLEEAGMIFSGTSPDGRLVEMVELADHPFFIACQFHPEFLSRPNRPQPIFKNFIGACVAQQDK from the coding sequence ATGACTAAATTTATTTTTGTAACGGGTGGCGTTGTATCTTCACTCGGTAAAGGGATTACTGCTGCATCACTTGGACGTTTGTTAAAGGATAGAGGACTTAAAGTCACAATTCAAAAGTTTGACCCTTATTTGAATGTTGACCCAGGTACGATGAGTCCATACCAGCACGGAGAAGTATTTGTTACAGATGATGGTGCTGAAACAGACTTAGACTTAGGACACTATGAACGTTTTATCGATATTAACTTAAACAAATATTCAAATGTAACGGCAGGTAAAGTATACTCACACGTTTTACAAAAAGAACGCCGTGGTGATTACTTAGGTGGAACAGTTCAAGTGATTCCACATATCACAAATGAAATTAAGTCACGTCTTTTGTTGGCTGGAGAAAGTACGAACGCAGATGTTGTTATCACTGAGATCGGTGGCACAACAGGTGATATTGAATCATTACCTTTCATCGAAGCAATTCGTCAAATTCGCAGTGATTTAGGCCGTGAAAATGTCATGTATGTACACTGTACGTTATTACCGTACATCAAAGCAGCAGGCGAAATGAAAACAAAACCAACACAACACAGTGTGAAAGAACTACGCGGTTTAGGGATTCAACCAGATCTAATCGTTGTGCGTACAGAATATGAAATGACACAAGACCTAAAAGACAAAATTGCGCTATTCTGTGATATTGACAAACAAAATGTCATTGAATGTCGTGATGCAGAATCATTATACGAGATTCCATTACAATTAAGCCGTCAAGATATGGATGATATTGTGATTGATCGCTTAGGTTTAGAAGTTGAACGCGATACACAACTAGATGAGTGGAAACATTTACTAGACGTTGTGAATAACTTAGAAGGTAAAGTGACAATCGCATTAGTTGGTAAATATGTAGCATTACAAGATGCGTATTTATCAGTTGCAGAAGCCTTAAAACATGCGGGTTACCAATATATGAAAGATATCGAGATCCGCTGGATTGACTCAAGTGAAGTGACAGATGAAAATGCGGCATCATACTTCCACGATGTAGATGGTATTTTAGTACCAGGTGGTTTTGGATTCCGTGCAAGTGAAGGTAAAATTTCAGCGATTAAATATGCACGTGAAAACAAATTACCATTCTTTGGTATTTGCTTAGGTATGCAACTGGCAACGGTTGAATATGCACGTCATGTTGTTGGACTATCAGATGCGCATTCAGCTGAATTGGATCCAAACACACCATATCCAGTCATTGATTTATTACCAGAACAAAAAGATATTGAAGATCTTGGTGGTACTTTAAGACTTGGATTATATCCATGTGAGATCAAACCAGGTACGTTAGCTGAAAAAATCTATGGACAAACATCTATTGAAGAACGTCATCGTCACCGTTACGAGTTCAACAATGCATATCGTGAGCGCCTAGAAGAAGCAGGTATGATCTTCTCAGGAACAAGCCCAGACGGTCGATTAGTAGAAATGGTTGAGTTAGCAGACCACCCATTCTTTATTGCATGTCAGTTCCACCCAGAATTTTTATCACGCCCAAATCGTCCACAACCGATTTTCAAAAACTTCATCGGTGCTTGTGTGGCACAACAAGATAAATAA
- a CDS encoding DUF2529 family protein → MSKMLTTQLTGVFNRLDAQSLDIQMAAQSLIQAIGGEGHIYIRGYGDIKSFESYVLHSEEKLKASRPLDILSSLSALDSTDRVFLFGEHYTEEMAADLTQLIDDNRDVVVITNKPSSADIPDHLVHFIDLSTPRPLVFTEDYDKVVVPHLIALNYIYYEIYTQMIEMIRDLDL, encoded by the coding sequence GTGTCGAAAATGTTAACAACACAATTGACAGGTGTATTTAACCGATTAGATGCACAGTCACTCGATATACAGATGGCAGCACAAAGTTTGATTCAAGCAATTGGTGGTGAAGGGCATATTTACATTAGAGGTTATGGAGATATCAAATCATTCGAATCCTACGTTTTACACAGTGAAGAAAAGTTAAAAGCGAGTCGCCCACTCGATATCCTTTCTTCACTATCTGCGCTTGATTCGACAGATCGTGTCTTTTTATTTGGTGAACACTATACCGAAGAAATGGCTGCAGATTTGACACAACTGATTGATGACAATCGCGATGTCGTTGTGATTACGAACAAGCCATCATCTGCCGACATACCTGATCATCTCGTGCATTTCATTGATTTATCTACACCACGTCCACTCGTTTTCACAGAAGATTACGATAAAGTTGTCGTACCACACTTAATCGCACTCAACTATATCTACTATGAAATCTATACGCAAATGATTGAAATGATTCGTGATTTAGATCTATAA
- the rpoE gene encoding DNA-directed RNA polymerase subunit delta, which translates to MKLQEYTQEMMDEKSFIDMAYTLLSEQNETMNLYDIIDSFKRIGHYEDEQIENRVVQFYTDLNTDGRFLSVGDNVWGLRDWYSVDDIEEKIAPTIQKFEILDEDDEEDKNLTLLGEDDSEGDDNIPNRTDDQEELNDPEDEHVEDEIEESDLVVEEDDEEIDETYDDEELEDDELEEDEAL; encoded by the coding sequence ATGAAATTACAAGAATACACACAAGAAATGATGGACGAAAAGTCATTTATTGATATGGCTTATACATTGCTGAGCGAACAGAACGAAACAATGAACTTATACGATATTATTGATTCATTCAAACGTATTGGCCACTATGAAGATGAACAAATTGAAAACCGTGTCGTTCAATTCTACACAGACTTGAACACAGATGGTCGCTTTCTGAGTGTTGGTGATAACGTATGGGGTCTTCGTGACTGGTATTCAGTAGACGATATTGAAGAAAAGATTGCACCAACAATCCAAAAATTTGAAATTCTTGATGAAGATGACGAAGAAGATAAAAACTTAACATTACTTGGTGAAGATGACTCAGAAGGTGATGATAACATTCCAAATCGTACTGACGATCAAGAAGAGTTAAACGACCCAGAAGATGAACACGTTGAAGATGAGATTGAGGAATCTGACCTTGTCGTAGAAGAAGACGATGAAGAAATCGATGAAACATACGATGATGAAGAACTAGAAGATGATGAGTTAGAGGAAGACGAGGCGTTATAG
- the fdaB gene encoding class IIb fructose-bisphosphate aldolase FdaB, giving the protein MPLVSMKEMLIDAKENGYAVGQYNLNNLEFTQAILQASQEENAPVILGVSEGAGRYMGGFYTVVKMVEGLMHDYEITIPVAIHLDHGSSFEKCKEAIDAGFTSVMIDASHEPYEDNVKITKKVVEYAHDRGVSVEAELGTVGGQEDDVVADGVIYADPIECQNLVKETGIDTLAPALGSVHGPYKGEPNLGFKEMEEIGLSTGLPLVLHGGTGIPTHDIKKSISLGTAKINVNTENQIASAKRVREVLAADTEVYDPRKYLGPAREAIKETVVGKIREFGTSNKADNFKG; this is encoded by the coding sequence ATGCCTTTAGTTTCAATGAAAGAAATGTTAATCGACGCAAAAGAAAATGGCTATGCAGTAGGTCAATATAACTTAAACAACTTAGAATTCACGCAAGCTATTTTACAAGCATCACAAGAGGAAAATGCACCAGTTATTTTAGGTGTTTCAGAAGGTGCTGGGCGTTACATGGGTGGTTTCTATACAGTTGTAAAAATGGTTGAAGGTTTAATGCACGACTATGAAATTACAATTCCAGTGGCAATTCATTTAGACCATGGTTCAAGCTTTGAAAAATGTAAAGAAGCAATCGATGCTGGTTTCACATCTGTTATGATCGATGCATCACATGAACCATATGAAGATAACGTTAAAATTACTAAAAAAGTTGTTGAATACGCACATGATCGCGGTGTATCAGTAGAAGCTGAATTAGGTACTGTTGGTGGTCAAGAAGACGACGTTGTTGCTGACGGCGTAATCTACGCAGACCCAATCGAATGTCAAAACTTAGTGAAAGAAACTGGTATTGACACATTGGCACCTGCATTAGGTTCAGTACACGGACCATACAAAGGTGAACCAAACTTAGGCTTCAAAGAAATGGAAGAAATTGGTTTATCAACTGGTTTACCATTAGTATTACACGGTGGTACTGGTATTCCAACTCATGATATCAAAAAATCTATTTCATTAGGTACTGCTAAAATCAACGTTAACACTGAAAACCAAATTGCTTCAGCGAAACGTGTTCGTGAAGTATTAGCAGCTGACACTGAAGTTTACGATCCACGTAAATATTTAGGACCAGCACGTGAAGCAATTAAAGAAACAGTTGTTGGTAAAATTCGTGAATTTGGTACTTCAAACAAAGCGGATAACTTCAAAGGCTAA
- the glpT gene encoding glycerol-3-phosphate transporter, whose amino-acid sequence MFNFLKPPKPAQPVADQHVDETYKKLRFQVFMGIFLGYAGYYLLRKNFSIAMPYLAEQGFSTTGLGFALSAVSISYGISKFVMGTVSDRSNARTFLVLGLMLTAIVNLLMGFVPAFTSGITIMFIMLFLNGWFQGMGWPPSGRVLVHWFSVSERGSKTAIWNVAHNVGGGLMAPFAIFGVYLMSVLGFDHMKGYEGIFIFPAIIAMIVAIVSYFLIRDTPQSVGLPPIESYRNDYPTKDKTTFETELTTKEILFKYVLNNKWVWIIAIANIFVYFVRYGVLDWAPLYLSDVKHFDVEGSSWAYFLYEWAGIPGTLLCGWLSDKVFKGRRGPAGFIFMIGVTIAVAVYWLNPAGNPIVDNLALVTIGFLIYGPVMLIGLQALDYVPKKAAGTAAGLTGLFGYLGGAVMANIIMGIVVDNMGWDAGFILLIVVSILATLSFIFTWNKRGQEVVH is encoded by the coding sequence ATGTTCAACTTTTTAAAACCACCAAAACCTGCACAACCAGTGGCAGATCAACATGTAGATGAAACGTACAAGAAGTTACGTTTTCAAGTTTTTATGGGGATTTTTCTAGGTTATGCAGGTTATTATTTATTGCGTAAAAACTTTTCAATTGCCATGCCTTACTTGGCAGAGCAAGGGTTTTCTACAACAGGATTAGGTTTTGCATTATCTGCTGTTTCCATCTCTTACGGTATCAGTAAATTTGTTATGGGGACGGTCAGTGACCGCAGTAATGCGCGAACATTTCTAGTATTAGGTTTGATGTTAACAGCTATTGTTAACTTATTGATGGGGTTTGTACCTGCATTTACTTCAGGTATTACAATTATGTTTATCATGTTATTCCTTAACGGTTGGTTCCAAGGGATGGGATGGCCACCTTCAGGTCGTGTCCTTGTGCATTGGTTCAGCGTAAGTGAACGTGGTAGTAAGACAGCCATTTGGAACGTTGCACATAACGTCGGTGGTGGATTAATGGCGCCATTTGCTATTTTTGGAGTGTATTTAATGTCTGTTCTCGGTTTTGACCATATGAAAGGATATGAAGGTATCTTCATCTTCCCGGCAATTATTGCAATGATTGTTGCCATTGTGTCATATTTCCTAATTAGAGATACACCACAATCAGTTGGGTTACCTCCGATTGAATCTTACCGTAATGATTACCCAACAAAAGACAAAACAACATTTGAAACAGAATTAACAACAAAAGAAATTTTATTCAAATATGTGTTGAACAACAAATGGGTTTGGATTATTGCAATTGCCAATATCTTTGTTTATTTTGTACGTTACGGTGTACTTGATTGGGCACCACTTTACTTGAGCGATGTGAAACATTTCGATGTAGAAGGTTCAAGTTGGGCATACTTCTTGTACGAATGGGCTGGTATCCCAGGAACATTACTATGCGGTTGGTTATCAGATAAAGTGTTCAAAGGACGTCGTGGACCAGCAGGCTTTATCTTTATGATTGGTGTGACGATTGCAGTTGCGGTGTACTGGTTGAACCCAGCAGGTAACCCAATTGTGGATAACCTTGCTTTAGTTACAATTGGTTTCTTAATTTATGGTCCTGTTATGTTAATCGGTTTACAAGCACTTGACTATGTACCGAAAAAAGCGGCGGGAACAGCTGCTGGATTAACAGGTTTATTTGGATACTTAGGTGGTGCCGTAATGGCGAATATCATCATGGGTATCGTTGTAGATAATATGGGATGGGATGCAGGATTCATCCTGCTCATCGTTGTAAGTATTTTAGCGACATTGAGCTTTATCTTTACATGGAATAAACGTGGACAAGAAGTCGTTCACTAA
- a CDS encoding aldehyde dehydrogenase family protein, translated as MRNYTKQYINGAWVESESGKTIDVVNPATEEVFGCIAKGNQADVDKAVQAAKEVYVSFRHTPVEERQAMLGRIIEAYKARKQDLIDVMTLELGTPVTKSEKVHYEMGLKHFQAAYDALETFEFEERRGDNLIVKEAIGVAGLVTPWNFPTNQTSLKLAAAFAAGAPVVLKPSEMTPFAAIILAEIFDEAGVPKGVFNLVNGDGEGVGTPLSQHPDVRMMSFTGSGGTGSKIMAEASKDFKKVSLELGGKSPFILLDDADLDEAVQAAVAKVVNNTGQVCTAGTRTLVPEHLKDAFLEKAATEMAKVKVGDPQLSETEVGPIVSEKQYNQVQTYIQKGIDEGAALVYGGLGKPEGLTTGYFAKPTIFADVDNQMTIAQEEIFGPVMSVITYKNLDEAIQIANDTKYGLAGYVYGKDHEKLKKLARSIEAGTVIINKAPRTPDLPFGGYKQSGIGREWGDYGIEEFLEVKAIAGFYQ; from the coding sequence ATGAGAAATTATACAAAACAATATATTAATGGTGCATGGGTTGAAAGTGAAAGTGGCAAAACCATTGACGTTGTCAATCCAGCGACAGAAGAAGTATTTGGTTGTATTGCCAAAGGGAACCAAGCTGATGTAGATAAAGCAGTGCAGGCAGCCAAAGAAGTGTATGTATCATTTCGTCATACCCCAGTAGAAGAGCGTCAAGCTATGTTAGGTCGTATTATTGAAGCATATAAAGCACGCAAGCAAGATTTGATTGATGTGATGACTTTAGAGCTAGGCACACCTGTGACAAAATCAGAAAAAGTTCATTACGAGATGGGGCTTAAACATTTTCAAGCCGCTTATGATGCGTTAGAGACATTTGAATTTGAAGAACGTCGTGGCGATAACTTAATCGTTAAAGAGGCGATTGGTGTAGCAGGTTTAGTAACACCATGGAATTTCCCAACGAATCAGACATCATTGAAGTTAGCTGCAGCATTTGCAGCAGGTGCACCCGTTGTGTTGAAACCATCAGAAATGACACCTTTTGCAGCTATTATTCTTGCTGAGATCTTTGATGAAGCAGGCGTACCTAAAGGTGTGTTTAATCTTGTAAATGGTGATGGAGAAGGTGTCGGTACACCGTTAAGTCAGCATCCAGATGTTCGTATGATGTCATTTACAGGTTCTGGTGGTACAGGATCTAAAATTATGGCGGAAGCAAGTAAAGACTTTAAAAAAGTATCACTTGAATTGGGTGGTAAATCGCCATTCATACTGCTAGATGATGCAGATTTAGATGAAGCTGTGCAAGCAGCAGTTGCGAAAGTCGTAAACAATACAGGTCAAGTATGTACAGCAGGTACTCGTACACTTGTTCCTGAACATTTGAAAGATGCCTTTTTAGAAAAAGCAGCTACTGAAATGGCAAAAGTCAAAGTAGGCGACCCACAATTATCTGAAACGGAAGTAGGCCCAATTGTTAGTGAAAAACAATATAACCAAGTGCAAACTTATATTCAAAAAGGGATTGATGAAGGTGCAGCGCTTGTTTATGGTGGTTTAGGAAAACCTGAAGGCTTAACAACAGGTTATTTTGCGAAACCAACCATTTTTGCAGATGTTGACAATCAAATGACCATTGCGCAAGAAGAAATTTTTGGACCAGTCATGTCTGTGATTACGTATAAAAATCTAGATGAGGCAATTCAAATTGCCAATGATACAAAATATGGTTTGGCTGGATATGTTTATGGTAAAGATCATGAGAAACTGAAAAAACTTGCGCGCAGTATCGAAGCAGGTACAGTTATTATTAATAAAGCGCCACGTACGCCAGACTTACCATTTGGCGGTTATAAACAATCTGGTATCGGTCGTGAATGGGGCGACTACGGCATTGAAGAATTTCTAGAAGTGAAAGCAATTGCAGGTTTTTATCAGTAA
- a CDS encoding winged helix-turn-helix transcriptional regulator — translation MEVCPYIEATFKILGRSWNGLILHYLDKCPDQSAHFSDMKRDLKPITNRALSLKLSELADAQLLVKDVISDNPPSVRYYLTDKGIALAKALVPLEDWAHTHMELEQETQ, via the coding sequence ATGGAAGTTTGTCCATATATTGAAGCAACATTTAAAATTTTAGGGCGCAGTTGGAATGGGCTCATTCTGCATTATCTCGATAAGTGTCCAGATCAGTCTGCGCACTTTTCCGATATGAAGCGTGATCTAAAGCCTATCACGAATCGTGCACTATCTTTAAAGTTATCTGAGTTAGCAGATGCACAATTACTTGTAAAAGATGTTATTTCAGATAATCCACCATCTGTCCGCTATTATTTAACCGATAAAGGGATAGCGTTAGCAAAAGCTTTAGTCCCTTTGGAAGATTGGGCGCATACACATATGGAATTGGAACAAGAAACGCAATAA
- a CDS encoding UDP-N-acetylglucosamine 1-carboxyvinyltransferase, whose product MAQDVIKIRGGQKLKGKVEISGAKNSSVAIIPAALMAESPVTLDGLPEISDVKTLVSLLEDLNIKTNLSEGTLQLDPTDIKNAPLPNNKVESLRASYYMMGAMLGRFNKCVIGLPGGCPLGPRPIDQHIKGFKALGAKIDDSDDTSMKLEAERLVGANIYLDIVSVGATINIMIAATRAEGQTIIENAAKEPEVVDVANFLNSLGAKISGAGTSTIKITGVSHLSGSRHTIIPDRIEAGTYMCIAAACGEEMYIDNIIPEHVEPLTVKLKELGVKIESGDDYMIVKSTAPYKNVDIKTLVYPGFATDLQQPITPLLFLADGPSFVTDTIYPERFKHVPELQNMNAAITADQGTATIKPSQLVGTEVYASDLRAGACLIIAGLLADGVTTIYNVRHIYRGYSNIVETLKALGADIWTEQQA is encoded by the coding sequence ATGGCACAAGATGTAATTAAAATTAGAGGTGGCCAAAAATTAAAGGGTAAGGTAGAAATTAGCGGTGCCAAAAACAGTTCGGTTGCGATTATACCAGCTGCATTGATGGCTGAATCTCCAGTAACATTAGATGGATTACCAGAAATATCAGATGTTAAAACATTAGTGAGCTTATTAGAAGACTTGAATATAAAAACAAATCTAAGTGAGGGAACATTGCAATTAGATCCGACTGATATTAAAAATGCCCCACTCCCAAATAATAAGGTTGAGTCATTGCGTGCATCTTATTATATGATGGGGGCGATGTTAGGTCGATTTAACAAATGTGTGATTGGGTTACCAGGAGGATGTCCATTAGGACCGAGACCGATTGATCAGCATATTAAAGGATTTAAAGCGCTCGGTGCCAAAATTGATGATTCTGATGATACATCAATGAAACTTGAAGCAGAACGTCTAGTAGGTGCGAATATATATTTAGATATTGTAAGTGTCGGGGCAACTATTAACATTATGATTGCTGCAACACGTGCTGAAGGACAGACAATCATTGAAAATGCAGCGAAAGAACCAGAAGTTGTAGATGTCGCAAATTTCCTAAATAGTTTGGGTGCAAAAATTTCTGGTGCTGGTACAAGTACGATTAAGATTACAGGTGTGTCTCATTTATCAGGAAGCCGTCATACAATTATCCCAGACCGCATCGAAGCTGGAACATACATGTGTATTGCAGCGGCTTGTGGAGAAGAAATGTATATTGATAACATTATTCCTGAACATGTTGAGCCGTTAACTGTAAAATTAAAAGAATTAGGTGTTAAAATCGAGTCAGGCGACGATTATATGATCGTCAAGTCAACAGCACCATATAAAAATGTTGATATCAAGACGCTTGTGTATCCGGGTTTTGCTACGGACTTACAACAGCCAATTACACCTTTGTTATTTCTAGCAGATGGTCCAAGCTTTGTGACGGATACGATTTATCCAGAACGTTTCAAACATGTCCCAGAGTTACAAAATATGAATGCAGCCATTACTGCTGATCAAGGTACCGCAACGATTAAACCTTCACAACTAGTCGGTACGGAAGTCTATGCAAGTGATTTGCGTGCAGGTGCATGTTTGATTATTGCAGGATTACTTGCTGATGGTGTAACAACAATTTATAATGTCCGTCATATTTATCGTGGTTATTCAAATATTGTTGAGACATTAAAAGCGCTAGGTGCTGATATTTGGACAGAACAACAGGCGTAA
- a CDS encoding aldehyde dehydrogenase family protein, with protein MLKKTKQYINGAWVESESGETIDVINPATEEVFGQVAKGNKADVDKAVQAAKDVYVSFRHTPVEERRALLGRIVEGYKARKQDLIEVMTLELGSPVTKSDTVQYERGLMHFEAAYEALETFEFEERRGDNLIVKEAIGVAGLVTPWNFPTNQTSLKLAAAFAAGSPVVLKPSELTPFAAVILAEIFEEAGVPKGVFNLVNGDGEGVGTPLIQHPDVRMVSFTGSGPTGSKIMEQASKDFKKVSLELGGKSPFIILDDADLDEAVKAAVGAVVNNTGQACSAGTRTLVSEHLKDAFLEKAAAEMARVKVGDPQSPDTEVGPIVSEKQYLQVQDYIQKGIDEGATVVAGGLGKPEGLETGYFVKPTIFADGDNQMTIAQEEIFGPVMSVITYKDLDDAVRIANDTKYGLASYLFGKDQETLRNLAGKIEAGLVVINEAPRTRDLPFGGYKQSGIGREWGDYGIQEFLEVKAIAGFYH; from the coding sequence ATGTTGAAAAAGACGAAACAATACATTAATGGTGCTTGGGTTGAAAGTGAAAGTGGCGAAACAATTGACGTCATTAACCCAGCGACAGAAGAAGTGTTTGGACAAGTTGCAAAAGGTAATAAAGCAGATGTTGATAAAGCAGTACAAGCAGCAAAAGATGTTTATGTTTCTTTCCGACACACACCTGTTGAAGAACGTCGCGCATTATTAGGGCGTATTGTAGAAGGATACAAAGCACGCAAGCAAGATTTAATAGAAGTGATGACGTTGGAGTTAGGGTCACCTGTCACAAAATCTGACACTGTGCAATACGAGCGTGGTCTTATGCACTTTGAAGCAGCTTACGAAGCGTTGGAAACATTTGAGTTTGAAGAACGTCGTGGCGACAACTTGATCGTTAAAGAAGCGATTGGTGTAGCAGGATTGGTAACACCTTGGAACTTCCCGACGAATCAAACATCATTAAAGTTAGCAGCGGCATTTGCAGCGGGGTCACCGGTTGTGCTCAAACCTTCTGAATTAACACCGTTTGCAGCTGTCATCTTGGCAGAAATTTTTGAAGAAGCAGGCGTACCTAAAGGTGTGTTCAACCTTGTAAATGGCGACGGAGAAGGTGTCGGAACACCGTTGATACAACATCCAGATGTTCGCATGGTGTCATTCACAGGTTCAGGTCCGACAGGTTCAAAAATTATGGAACAAGCGAGCAAAGACTTCAAAAAAGTTTCGCTTGAACTAGGTGGTAAGTCACCGTTCATTATTTTAGATGATGCAGACTTAGATGAAGCGGTAAAAGCAGCAGTTGGTGCTGTTGTTAACAATACTGGACAAGCATGTTCAGCAGGCACACGTACACTAGTATCTGAACACTTAAAAGATGCATTTTTAGAAAAAGCGGCTGCTGAAATGGCACGTGTGAAGGTTGGAGATCCACAGTCTCCTGACACAGAAGTAGGACCGATTGTCAGCGAGAAACAGTATCTTCAAGTACAAGATTATATTCAAAAAGGGATTGACGAAGGTGCGACAGTTGTTGCGGGGGGCTTAGGAAAACCAGAAGGATTAGAAACGGGTTATTTTGTAAAACCAACCATTTTTGCAGATGGGGATAATCAAATGACCATTGCGCAAGAAGAAATTTTCGGTCCTGTGATGTCAGTGATCACATATAAAGACCTTGATGATGCTGTTCGAATTGCGAATGATACAAAATACGGTTTAGCAAGTTATCTATTTGGTAAGGATCAAGAAACATTGAGAAATCTTGCTGGAAAAATCGAAGCTGGTCTAGTTGTGATTAATGAAGCACCACGTACACGTGACTTACCATTTGGTGGATATAAACAGTCAGGTATAGGCCGTGAGTGGGGCGATTATGGTATCCAAGAGTTTCTAGAAGTGAAAGCAATTGCGGGATTTTATCACTAA